Proteins from a single region of Hordeum vulgare subsp. vulgare chromosome 6H, MorexV3_pseudomolecules_assembly, whole genome shotgun sequence:
- the LOC123405505 gene encoding putative UPF0481 protein At3g02645 — MALAQLQAQARFVGVAATNAGVELELDEHQSRWVSQVRRRMEAGAEELGAVAKVFDVPRLLRATRPEAYAPQHFALGPYHYQRPELRDMERYKLAAAKRAEKLFTGDRRFDDLVQKFVKMQETIRAPYNRFLDLNGQTLAWMMAIDTCFLLDFLESYHVDVATDMVSSATNWINAMVRDAMMLENQIPLFLFAGALQLRHASEEAAANAMHSVLDRFIRDVCPIKTTALAIAGDIAKHAHLLELLYHFLVPASAVFAADGAELPPLVPEEVLSLDALEQQIPDYDKVKQACMQVSSFDVAPVRFIKKNLISKPMSAASSLPGLIMRKVPLLSAMAPLFGKFMASTDVEARLKGVNLATIINSPLAQEIMIPSVAQLAACGVRFVPAPEGMAGIGFDAATATLTLPVLHLDSNTEVILRNLVAYETAAVRGPLVLARYTELMNGIIDTPKDVKILRECKIIFNAMKSDKEAADMWNGMCRAVRPTKVPLLDGVIREVNAHRNRRVAVKARRFLKRYVFRSWRLLTLLAAVVLLLMTALQTFCTVYDCKRWFGGILQLPQITPGGGQ; from the exons ATGGCGTTGGCGCAGCTGCAGGCGCAGGCGCGGTTCGTGGGGGTGGCCGCGACGAACGCCGGCGTGGAGCTGGAGCTGGACGAGCACCAGTCGCGGTGGGTGAGCCAGGTGCGGCGGCGGATGGAGGCCGGGGCGGAGGAGCTGGGCGCGGTGGCCAAGGTCTTCGACGTGCCGCGGTTGCTGCGGGCGACCAGGCCCGAGGCTTACGCGCCGCAGCACTTCGCCCTGGGGCCATACCACTACCAGCGGCCTGAGCTCAGGGACATGGAGCGCTACAAGCTCGCCGCGGCCAAGCGCGCCGAGAAGCTCTTCACCGGCGACCGCAGGTTCGACGACCTCGTGCAGAAGTTTGTGAAGATGCAAGAGACGATCCGGGCGCCCTATAACAG GTTCCTTGATTTGAATGGGCAGACGCTGGCATGGATGATGGCTATCGACACGTGCTTCCTCCTCGACTTCCTCGAGAGCTACCACGTCGACGTGGCCACCGACATGGTGTCCTCCGCGACCAACTGGATCAATGCCATGGTGCGCGACGCCATGATGCTGGAGAATCAGATCCCGCTCTTCCTCTTCGCCGGCGCGCTCCAGCTCCGCCACGCCTCCGAGGAGGCCGCCGCCAACGCAATGCACTCCGTCTTGGACCGCTTCATCAGGGACGTGTGCCCTATCAAGACCACCGCGCTGGCCATCGCCGGCGACATCGCCAAGCACGCGCACCTGCTGGAGCTCCTCTACCACTTTCTCGTGCCCGCCTCGGCCGTCTTCGCCGCCGACGGCGCGGAGCTCCCGCCGTTGGTCCCAGAGGAGGTTCTCTCCCTCGACGCGCTCGAGCAGCAGATCCCGGACTACGACAAGGTGAAGCAGGCGTGCATGCAGGTCTCCAGCTTCGACGTGGCGCCTGTGCGTTTCATCAAGAAGAACCTCATCTCCAAGCCGATGAGCGCGGCTTCGAGCCTCCCGGGGTTGATCATGCGCAAGGTGCCGCTGTTGTCGGCAATGGCGCCGCTGTTCGGGAAGTTCATGGCCTCGACGGACGTGGAGGCGCGGCTCAAGGGCGTGAACCTGGCCACCATCATCAACTCACCGCTGGCGCAGGAGATCATGATCCCGTCGGTGGCGCAGCTGGCCGCGTGCGGCGTGCGGTTCGTGCCGGCCCCAGAGGGCATGGCGGGGATCGGCTTCGACGCGGCCACGGCGACGCTGACCCTGCCGGTCCTCCACCTCGACAGCAACACGGAGGTGATCCTCCGCAACCTGGTGGCATACGAGACCGCCGCCGTGCGCGGGCCGCTCGTGCTGGCGCGGTACACGGAGCTGATGAACGGCATCATCGACACCCCAAAGGACGTGAAGATCTTGAGAGAGTGTAAGATCATCTTCAACGCCATGAAGAGCGACAAGGAGGCCGCGGACATGTGGAATGGGATGTGCCGGGCAGTGCGGCCGACCAAGGTGCCGCTGCTTGACGGCGTGATCAGGGAGGTCAACGCCCACCGGAACCGGAGGGTGGCCGTGAAAGCGAGAAGGTTTCTCAAGCGCTACGTGTTCAGGTCGTGGAGGCTGCTCACGCTGCTtgccgccgtcgtgctgctgctcATGACGGCGCTGCAGACCTTCTGCACCGTCTACGACTGCAAGCGCTGGTTCGGCGGCATATTGCAACTGCCGCAGATAACGCCCGGAGGAGGGCAGTAG